In one window of Helianthus annuus cultivar XRQ/B chromosome 17, HanXRQr2.0-SUNRISE, whole genome shotgun sequence DNA:
- the LOC118489195 gene encoding uncharacterized protein LOC118489195 produces MLKEGNSEATPAAKQITAEENKSNASPSTPKALVVEDYDWSEEITEAKEQVNKALMAKISSESSAKHFEKQTTGIPTGNNDADQGLKGILPSVESGDKAEKDAEKGKDKVQATAMKADASKEKADRDLIPLSVKKMCAMMMETAEGQK; encoded by the exons ATGTTGAAAGAGGGAAACAGTGAAGCTACTCCAGCTGCTAAACAGATCACTGCCGAAGAGAACAAAAGCAACGCTTCTCCCAGCACACCGAAGGCTTTGGTTGTTGAAGACTATGACTGGAGCGAAGAGATCACTGAAGCTAAGGAACAAGTCAACAAAGCACTGATGGCCAAAATCTCTAGTGAATCATCTGCAAAACACTTTGAGAAGCAGACAACGGGAATCCCAACTGGAAACAATGATGCTGACCAGGGATTGAAAGGTATTCTGCCTTCAGTGGAGTCTGGTGATAAAGCTGAAAAAGATGCTGAGAAAGGAAAGGATAAGGTTCAAGCTACAGCCATGAAAGCAGATGCATCAAAAGAGAAGGCTGACAGAGACTTG ATTCCATTgagtgtaaagaagatgtgtgcgatgatGATGGAGACTGCGGAGGGTCAAAAATAG